In Thermostichus vulcanus str. 'Rupite', a single genomic region encodes these proteins:
- a CDS encoding Mo-dependent nitrogenase C-terminal domain-containing protein codes for MTSLRLKPTARLRDWLQAPLRPFQASIDNFKIRDPRLAHWVCRWIPAQCPFERDVVLFGHKVMHIPPMCKLNPLYDQMMGLRFRALSFLAERGEDITPYLQ; via the coding sequence ATGACTTCCTTGCGCCTCAAACCTACGGCCCGCCTGCGCGACTGGTTGCAGGCCCCGTTACGACCCTTTCAAGCTTCTATCGACAACTTCAAAATCCGGGATCCCCGCTTGGCTCACTGGGTTTGTCGGTGGATCCCGGCTCAATGTCCCTTTGAGCGAGATGTGGTGCTGTTCGGCCATAAGGTAATGCATATTCCCCCTATGTGCAAGCTCAACCCTCTGTACGACCAAATGATGGGCTTACGCTTTCGGGCTTTGTCGTTTCTGGCTGAGCGAGGGGAAGATATAACCCCCTACTTGCAGTAG
- a CDS encoding translocation/assembly module TamB domain-containing protein encodes LEDIISTFKWRQWSDLTRRGLQLPPLRPASVLESEPVGLPEHPLVEQLQYYAQVLATHLETLASRMDPLIPPPSSLRGEFQASVTLAGELSQPSVSFQLEGQNWQAEEFGVDTLSASGSFADGAVVLEPLLLRSGERQASFSGTLGLNEQSGSLQIQGLPLALVDRFLPDELELEGDLNLDVELAGNLRDPHATGSLTVLNAQINQVPLREVGGQFDYNQGQLRFNSTLLANGDEPIRMVGLVPYTLPFAEVRAESDQIDLTLQAQNGGLRLINLFTDQVRWEGGQSQLELAIQGTLREPSLRGNLSVSDGILSFAALPEPITDLNGQIAFNLNQLEVQQLSGQFSQGSLLANGILPINSRGALQSGEGFQPLSLQLQGINLTLPNLYSGQLEGEVVVAGLLLQPLIEGRLQVSEGIVDVSPRNGETPAVPGIPSDPPPWQPRLNGLELTLGSGIQVVRRNLFEFTASGNLRLFGTPQDLRPAGTITLDRGRVALPIAAFRLDRSRRNTAIFDLDNGLDPFLDLRLVTQATEVYRFPQDISPFDTNRNVLGSQQSIDIFATVNGRASELGEADPRNGILALSSSPSRSPEEIVALLGGTALARLNAEVGVAGLAGTALLNDLQEALGDTLGLDEIRLSPVPQIDTRAPNRSSVGLALEVAKDLGPALSVSVQRNLTDSFQPTRYSTRYRLNEQTLTRASTDLEGNNVISVEFETRF; translated from the coding sequence AAACGTTGGCCAGCCGCATGGATCCCTTGATCCCACCCCCTAGCAGCTTGCGGGGTGAGTTTCAGGCCAGTGTCACCCTTGCTGGTGAGTTAAGTCAGCCTAGCGTCAGCTTTCAACTGGAGGGTCAGAATTGGCAAGCGGAAGAATTTGGGGTCGATACCCTCTCCGCCAGTGGTAGTTTTGCCGATGGAGCTGTGGTCTTGGAACCGCTGCTGCTGCGCAGTGGAGAACGACAGGCCAGCTTCTCCGGTACCTTGGGCCTGAACGAACAGTCGGGATCCCTGCAAATTCAAGGGTTGCCCTTGGCCTTGGTGGATCGCTTTTTGCCAGATGAGCTGGAGCTGGAGGGGGATCTGAACCTGGATGTGGAATTGGCGGGCAACCTGCGGGATCCCCATGCCACCGGATCCCTGACAGTGTTGAACGCCCAGATCAACCAAGTGCCACTGCGGGAGGTGGGGGGCCAATTTGACTACAACCAAGGGCAGTTGCGCTTCAATAGCACTCTCTTGGCCAATGGGGACGAACCGATCCGCATGGTTGGCCTAGTGCCCTACACCCTGCCGTTTGCGGAAGTGCGGGCCGAATCCGACCAGATCGATCTCACTTTACAAGCCCAAAATGGCGGTTTGCGGCTGATCAACCTCTTTACCGATCAAGTGCGCTGGGAAGGGGGACAAAGTCAACTGGAGCTAGCCATTCAAGGTACTTTGCGAGAACCCAGTTTGCGGGGAAACCTCAGCGTCAGCGACGGGATCCTCAGCTTTGCCGCCTTGCCGGAACCAATTACCGACCTGAATGGCCAGATTGCCTTTAACCTCAACCAACTGGAGGTGCAGCAGCTGAGCGGGCAATTTAGCCAGGGATCCCTCTTGGCCAATGGCATTTTGCCCATCAACTCCCGCGGGGCCTTGCAATCGGGGGAAGGGTTCCAACCCTTGAGCCTGCAACTGCAGGGGATCAACCTCACCTTGCCCAATCTCTACAGTGGCCAACTGGAAGGGGAAGTGGTGGTGGCGGGCTTGCTTTTGCAACCGCTGATCGAGGGCCGCCTGCAGGTGTCGGAGGGGATTGTGGATGTCAGCCCCCGCAATGGGGAGACCCCAGCAGTGCCAGGGATCCCCTCGGATCCGCCCCCCTGGCAACCGCGCCTAAACGGACTGGAACTGACTCTGGGATCCGGCATCCAAGTTGTACGTCGCAACCTGTTTGAATTCACCGCTTCCGGTAACCTGCGCCTGTTCGGTACACCCCAAGATCTGCGCCCAGCGGGCACCATCACCTTGGATCGAGGCCGTGTTGCCCTGCCTATAGCGGCCTTTCGCCTGGATCGCTCCCGTCGTAACACCGCCATCTTTGATCTGGACAATGGGTTGGATCCCTTTTTGGATTTGCGCTTGGTAACTCAAGCTACCGAGGTTTACCGCTTCCCACAAGATATTTCCCCCTTTGACACCAACCGCAATGTCTTGGGATCCCAGCAGAGCATCGACATTTTTGCCACGGTGAATGGGCGGGCCAGCGAGTTGGGGGAAGCCGATCCCCGCAATGGCATTTTGGCCCTCTCCAGCAGCCCCAGCCGCTCGCCGGAAGAGATTGTCGCCCTCCTGGGGGGAACGGCTTTGGCCCGTCTGAATGCGGAAGTGGGGGTGGCGGGCTTGGCGGGAACTGCGCTTCTGAACGACTTGCAAGAAGCCTTGGGGGATACCTTGGGCCTGGATGAAATTCGTCTCAGCCCTGTCCCGCAAATCGATACTCGCGCCCCCAATCGCTCCTCGGTGGGACTGGCTCTGGAAGTGGCCAAAGATCTCGGCCCCGCCCTGTCGGTGTCAGTGCAGCGGAACCTGACGGATTCCTTCCAGCCCACCCGCTACAGCACCCGCTATCGACTGAATGAGCAAACTCTCACCCGTGCCAGTACCGATCTAGAGGGTAATAATGTCATTTCCGTAGAATTTGAGACCCGCTTCTAA
- a CDS encoding methyltransferase domain-containing protein: MMVLGWGLSLLGLLLLAGIGLYLLSARPYRSADSVANSYDQWTEDGILEFYWGEHIHLGHYGSPPQPKDFLKAKVDFVHEMVRWAGLDQLPAGTRVLDVGCGIGGSSRILAQDYGFSVTGITISPQQVKRAQELTPTGLDVQFLVEDALAMSFPDGSFDVVWSIEAGPHMPDKALFARELLRVLKPGGILVVADWNQRDDRQKPLNGWERLVMRQLLDQWSHPAFASIEGFAELLAATGWVEGEVITADWTEPTLPSWLDSIWQGIRRPQGFLRFGLAGFLKSIREVPTLLLMRLAFGVGLCRFGMFRAVRAAASPLATEVSAGVATSQ; the protein is encoded by the coding sequence ATGATGGTGCTGGGTTGGGGATTAAGCCTGCTGGGTTTGCTGCTGTTGGCGGGCATTGGACTCTATCTACTCAGCGCTCGCCCCTACCGATCGGCGGATTCGGTGGCCAACTCCTATGACCAATGGACCGAAGACGGCATCCTGGAGTTTTACTGGGGAGAACACATTCATCTGGGCCACTACGGATCCCCGCCGCAACCCAAAGACTTCTTGAAGGCTAAAGTGGATTTTGTCCACGAAATGGTGCGCTGGGCTGGGTTGGATCAACTGCCTGCCGGAACCCGGGTGTTGGATGTGGGGTGTGGCATTGGGGGGAGCAGCCGCATCTTGGCCCAGGACTACGGCTTTTCCGTAACGGGGATCACGATTAGCCCCCAACAGGTGAAGCGGGCGCAAGAACTGACACCAACCGGTTTGGATGTGCAATTTCTGGTGGAAGATGCCCTGGCCATGTCTTTCCCAGACGGTAGTTTTGATGTGGTTTGGTCGATCGAAGCCGGTCCCCACATGCCAGATAAAGCTCTGTTTGCCAGAGAGTTGCTGCGGGTGCTCAAACCGGGGGGCATCCTGGTGGTCGCGGATTGGAACCAACGGGATGACCGGCAAAAACCGCTGAATGGATGGGAACGTCTGGTGATGCGACAACTGTTGGATCAGTGGTCTCACCCTGCCTTTGCCAGCATTGAAGGCTTTGCAGAACTATTGGCTGCAACCGGATGGGTGGAAGGTGAGGTGATCACCGCCGACTGGACGGAACCGACATTGCCCTCTTGGCTGGATTCGATTTGGCAAGGGATCCGGCGGCCCCAAGGGTTTCTGCGCTTTGGCCTGGCGGGCTTTCTGAAGTCTATCCGGGAAGTGCCGACGCTGTTGCTGATGCGCTTGGCCTTTGGAGTCGGCTTGTGCCGGTTTGGGATGTTTCGCGCTGTTCGAGCGGCAGCTTCTCCTCTGGCTACCGAAGTTTCAGCCGGCGTGGCAACCTCTCAATAG